In the Leguminivora glycinivorella isolate SPB_JAAS2020 chromosome 9, LegGlyc_1.1, whole genome shotgun sequence genome, CCGCCCCGCACCCCTCACTAACAGTGGCGACGGGCTGTACCTTTAATTATTACGCGTGCAAAAATAAATAGTGATCATGGCTAAAGTGTCGATAGGAGCGTTAACCATGTTTAACCATGAAGTGCAAGATTGGTTAGTGTTCAAAGAACGTCTGGAACAATGGTTCGTAGCCAACGATATAGACGCCACGGTGGACAAGGCCAAGTGTAAGCGTCGAGCTATATTGTTGAGCAGCCTTACCGAGGGTTCATATAAGCTGCTGAGGGACTTAGCATTACCCAAGGTCGTGGGAACCCTAGAGTATGATGAACTGGTGAAACTTTTGGATGGTCACTTAAAATCGGCAAAGTGCGGGTTTGCGGAGCGCAACAGGTTCTACTCGTCGACTCAAAAATCTACAGAAAGTATGGCAGAATGGGCAGCACGCATTCGTGGACTAGCAGTCGACTGCGGGTTTTCTGCCACAACTTTAGACGAAACGCTTCGAGATCGCTTTGTACTCGGTATGACCCCGGGGCATGAGCGAGATAAGCTCTTCACCATGGATATGGAGAAGTTGACCATT is a window encoding:
- the LOC125229885 gene encoding uncharacterized protein LOC125229885 yields the protein MAKVSIGALTMFNHEVQDWLVFKERLEQWFVANDIDATVDKAKCKRRAILLSSLTEGSYKLLRDLALPKVVGTLEYDELVKLLDGHLKSAKCGFAERNRFYSSTQKSTESMAEWAARIRGLAVDCGFSATTLDETLRDRFVLGMTPGHERDKLFTMDMEKLTITKALEVAERIQCARQGAAQALPAASSTLPCPDVPVYKMAPVPRGARPGGAGGSFGSGSMNQKPQVVCAACGYEGHEVATCKFSRYKCGKCGLKGHLRRVCPGRKVYRQNYIGGEHGDVDADAGDDVFAV